One stretch of Portunus trituberculatus isolate SZX2019 chromosome 23, ASM1759143v1, whole genome shotgun sequence DNA includes these proteins:
- the LOC123507927 gene encoding LOW QUALITY PROTEIN: chondroitin sulfate proteoglycan 4-like (The sequence of the model RefSeq protein was modified relative to this genomic sequence to represent the inferred CDS: inserted 1 base in 1 codon; deleted 2 bases in 1 codon; substituted 1 base at 1 genomic stop codon), translating to MTTIMINWKVLILFIYSLCHGHGHQFVESAGASPDGPGAEASFFGASYISLPLQEAKSSTEISLRLKTHRADSLLLLAAGTTDYCLVVLEGGALRVRINLGAGESELSSPPRLRLDDLLWHDVKISRNTADMTLTIDNIHTTKITLAGRFHELNIHYGVFLGGLGDFTEIFLGLLDNFRGCMDQVMYNGIEVLREAREGNSKTSDVYGVEWQCSEEFDASPSAAISFVQPGAYVAFQESYPRTGGSISMQIKTQSQHALLLYNTGPPSRSDFIALEIYEGRLRLIIDKGNGAVSLNSTVPISDGIWHSVEAHFQPTYMELSVDDHIEDQPTAVGENKYFDLSGLLFIGGVEVNKRARAVNQGARNGDKSLEGCIQHLKAGERHLSIREARVTQGIQAECKWAYPCLKNPCVDGSVCVQEGTDGFKCECDLALCVRQNFTTAYKVFTKTTLPFDLEVLSLTPMEVQEGGQALITSDHLHLVLDYEKYGVRESGVLFHVITLPSRGHLDVKLWRRPEDNTFTLLDLNNDGVTYVHDGSETTEDSVVLELELVTRSGYILPSYLQSRHRFVLPIRVVSRNDPPRLQLPPGEVLRLAAGTTRTFTPELINVLDSDTEPGKLRISVLNLKGPENGYIQSSQSPGVPIHTFTLEQVQHGLVSYVHRGPSNTKIVLQVSDGIETGDPVILRVAAFELQVYLVNKTGLSITHGSWALITPANLSYTTNAPEQDLEVFFEITGQPRYGAVQRLRGPDRWADVEQFSSRQLQKGKIRYVHINTEPHEDEFRFKLFCGDQKFPTEYTFSITFVSVTVDIIRNAELLIDRVQESFISEGFLQSETRPDPTPSRDIMYKIISPPMYGSIFLSSGDLTQHKQLKKGSNFSQEDVAKGRIKYRLHRKSYSTLRDSFQFKVTSNGRASTVHTFNIRHTPPPVDADIVVERMDIREGGTEKITDKYLKIEVQNIRNIVFNVTVPPKHGAINVVDESMVTRQDSTPPSSLHTRSIPEPYLTHTTIQNPRRIASTSXPAEDPQVDFQYVGVMHFRIIMINDNHPLRTMEKVINVVTNSERVITANDLRYVDPDIDTPTTSIQYTRSKIPNGEFYHVEDRSDPVYLFTQEDIDRRRIVFRHEGPSYGKSVISVTDGQLSSTGILEVVASEPFIEIVNNSGIIVPRGQEAPISNYNLSVETNMNAWGAAILFRVTKQPRYGRLVGLGSLEPRNTFTEADLQNGHLRYVNKGDPSFRDEFRFQARIGDTTTEGIFEVKVYPESYWEPLVVLNNTTARVEEGARVTIDQAVLNVMHPNIAPSDITYVIVQRPQNGYLYIDHSTAASASSSSSPSSPSSSHEYEDEASLLKPEVNVFDQALINQGRVHYVEVGTNVTSDHFVFDVTNGISSLSRLVFNIQVIPKTIYLSAGLIQVDEGAHTTVTPSVVTVLTDYYTDKIRQYLVTVQPSAGQLELTSRRGRKVEAFTPEQLKQGLISYVHDDSERLKDTFSLVAVSGVRQSAPAQVNVQVRGVNDEAPFVINNTGITLWEGNTILITNSNLAVMDPDTPAENLSITVATPDSGFLALASNLSHPVSSFTQADVNNKRLYFTHTGGLSGMFRWEASDQVHGTGSHVFTVTARELHLHLRHNKPMWVFPMMQQTLSSEVLLTLTSDYDPRRSVMYVVRQAPLLGHLLLEGPGGVRVPVENFTQRHINESRVIFEHTSPFTELSASDMFVFDIETPFAEPLRDQEFHLEISVASPRGGGLERYLGLAPLVVAEGGQATVRPDNLNLSAVLEFIEGYPAASSSDRPPPRLITTVTAVPTHGVFTLRKRNLTEGYTFTVRDIEKGRVRYEHDHSDTLRDAMGFTVALAGNGSSPDVLLFNGSLNVSVTPVNDQPFTLITTPPVMKVVHRQNAVITNHSLLTTDPDXPPSEIDYELMNTPDHGRLILAHNYSVAVQSFTQEDINAGRILYAHDGTNDSDRFYFKVSDGKHEPKYTVFTIEIQPLTLTLVNHTVLPLRQTTTTAYLTPHHLAAHTNGNPNHIFYNVTRPPRFGHLYMNDQVVHTFGQVNIDKGEILYMQVEMTEPADNFQVDIWTWEATVPGVEVRVAVSPLIESNPMTAVVGGRTRLTLEHLDASQLATVTGSSPVFKVKRRPRFGRIKKVTRRVRRSGRSHEVQQFTHEELRAGVIYYVARKLNLKAEEPLHDALHYVLHVPAPGIQPAEGTLRLTLVEAGAVLKEGAEPPRHLRPDLPPSVRGSSETSSAGNGNSELFLGIPEDYLMVVVAGAVALVAIVAIVVVARFATRRRHSDKRRDVVMDADVASLPPPLPSDSRPNSFLTDDMSELECRPTDLPSSPRPGRHLHHHHHNGGSGSLGLAAHLTDSDASWPHDISREVSPAVPQCKVTPLCTDTASRDTPYDPHLAGYPYGMDTQQAEEWGLYEKHQPRTTNPMLRKNQYWV from the exons GTCATGTACAACGGGATAGAAGTCCTGAGggaagcgagggaaggaaacTCCAAAACCTCGGATGTGTACGGGGTGGAGTGGCAATGTTCGGAGGAGTTTGATGCCTCTCCAAGTGCTGCTATTAGTTTCGTGCAGCCGGGCGCCTACGTGGCCTTCCAGGAGTCCTACCCACGCACGGGAGGCTCCATCAGCATGCAGATCAAGACACAGAGTCAACACGCGCTTCTGCTGTACAACACGGGGCCGCCATCCAG GTCGGATTTCATTGCACTGGAGATCTACGAGGGACGCCTGAGACTTATCATCGACAAGGGAAATGGCGCGGTCAGCTTAAACag cACGGTGCCAATCAGTGACGGCATCTGGCACTCGGTGGAGGCTCACTTCCAGCCCACCTATATGGAGCTGAGCGTTGACGACCACATAGAAGACCAACCCACAGCCGTCGGGGAGAACAAGTACTTCGATCTGTCCGGCCTTCTGTTCATCGGCGGCGTGGAGGTCAACAAGAGAGCCAGAGCGGTGAACCAAGGCGCCAGGAACGGAGATAAGAG CTTAGAGGGATGTATACAGCACCTGAAGGCCGGGGAGCGTCACCTTAGCATCAGGGAGGCCAGGGTGACGCAAGGGATCCAGGCGGAGTGTAAGTGGGCGTACCCTTGCCTTAAGAACCCCTGCGTGGACGGGAGTGTGTGCGTCCAGGAAGGCACTGACGGTTTTAAGTGCGAGTGTGACCTGGCTCTGTGTGTCCGCCAGAATTTCACCACAGCCTACAAAGTGTTCACCAAGACCACGCTGCCCTTCGACCTAGAG GTGTTGAGTCTCACGCCGATGGAGGTGCAGGAAGGCGGCCAGGCGCTCATCACCTCAGACCACCTGCACCTCGTCCTCGATTATGAAAAG TACGGGGTGAGAGAGTCCGGGGTGCTATTCCACGTCATCACTCTCCCATCACGAGGCCACCTGGATGTCAAACTGTGGCGGAGACCCGAGGATAATACCTTCACCCTTCTCGATCTCAACAACGACGGAGTGACTTATGTCCATGACGGCTCCGAGACCACTGAGGATTCCGTGGTACTGGAGCTAGAACTTGTCACGCGGTCTGGTTACATCCTACCCTCGtatctgcag TCCCGTCATAGATTTGTACTCCCAATTCGAGTCGTGTCCAGAAACGACCCTCCGAGACTGCAACTGCCGCCCGGGGAGGTGTTACGATTGGCGGCAGGAACCACGAGAACATTCACGCCGGAGCTTATTAACGTTCTGGACAGTGACACCGAGCCGGGCAAGCtaag GATATCGGTCCTTAACCTGAAGGGGCCTGAGAACGGCTACATCCAGAGCTCACAGTCTCCGGGTGTCCCCATCCACACGTTCACGCTGGAGCAGGTGCAGCACGGCCTCGTCTCTTACGTGCATCGCGGCCCTTCCAACACCAAGATCGTGCTGCAGGTTTCGGACGGCATCGAGACGGGTGACCCTGTCATCTTACGCGTAGCGGCCTTCGAGCTACAAGTGTACCTGGTGAACAAGACGGGTCTCAGCATCACACACGGCAGCTGGGCCCTCATCACACCAGCCAACCTCTCCTACACCACCAACGCTCCCGAGCAGGACCTGGAGGTGTTTTTTGAGATCACTGGACAGCCTCGCTATGGCGCCGTGCAGAGACTCCGAGGTCCCGATCGCTGGGCGGACGTGGAACAGTTCAGCAGCCGCCAGCTTCAGAAGGGCAAGATCCGCTATGTGCACATCAACACGGAGCCGCACGAGGACGAGTTCAGGTTCAAGCTTTTCTGTGGAGATCAGAAGTTCCCAACAGAGTACACCTTCAGCATCACCTTTGTCTCCGTCACCGTAGACATTATCCGCAACGCCGAGCTGCTCATTGACAGGGTGCAGGAGAGCTTCATCTCCGAGGGCTTCCTCCAGAGTGAGACTCGCCCAGATCCCACGCCAAGCAGGGACATCATGTACAAGATCATCTCCCCGCCCATGTACGGCTCCATCTTCCTGAGCTCCGGGGACCTGACGCAGCACAAGCAGCTCAAGAAGGGCTCAAACTTCAGCCAGGAGGACGTGGCAAAAGGCAGAATTAAGTACAGACTGCACAGGAAGAGCTACTCCACCCTCCGCGACTCCTTCCAGTTCAAGGTGACGAGCAACGGCCGCGCCAGCACCGTGCACACCTTCAACATCCGCCACACGCCGCCGCCTGTGGACGCAGATATCGTGGTGGAGCGCATGGATATCAGGGAGGGCGGCACAGAGAAGATCACCGACAAGTACCTGAAGATTGAGGTGCAGAACATCAGGAACATCGTGTTTAACGTTACGGTGCCGCCCAAACACGGAGCCATCAACGTGGTGGACGAATCCATGGTCACCCGGCAAGACTCAACACCACCTTCTTCACTTCACACGAGATCAATTCCGGAACCGTATCTTACACACACGACGATTCAGAATCCACGAAGGATCGCTTCCACTTCGTAGCCC GCAGAAGACCCGCAGGTGGACTTCCAGTACGTGGGCGTGATGCACTTCCGCATTATCATGATCAACGACAACCACCCGCTGAGGACCATGGAAAAAGTGATCAACGTGGTGACAAACAGCGAGCGCGTCATCACCGCCAACGATCTGCGCTACGTGGACCCAGACATCGACACCCCCACCACTAGCATCCAGTACACGCGCAGCAAGATTCCCAACGGGGAGTTCTACCACGTGGAGGACAGGTCAGACCCAGTGTACCTGTTCACGCAGGAAGACATTGACCGCCGTCGCATTGTGTTCCGCCACGAGGGTCCCTCCTACGGCAAGTCAGTCATCTCGGTGACGGACGGCCAGCTGTCTTCCACGGGCAtcctggaggtggtggcgtCCGAGCCCTTCATCGAGATCGTCAACAACAGCGGCATCATAGTCCCCCGCGGACAGGAGGCTCCTATCTCCAACTACAACCTGAGCGTGGAGACCAACATGAACGCGTGGGGCGCCGCGATACTGTTCCGCGTCACCAAGCAGCCTCGCTACGGCCGCCTGGTGGGGCTGGGGTCACTGGAGCCCCGCAACACCTTCACGGAGGCGGACCTGCAGAACGGCCACCTGCGGTACGTCAACAAGGGCGACCCGAGCTTCAGGGACGAATTCCGCTTCCAGGCGAGGATCGGCGACACCACTACTGAGGGCATCTTTGAAGTGAAG GTGTACCCGGAGAGTTACTGGGAGCCTCTGGTCGTCCTAAACAACACGACGGCACGGGTAGAGGAGGGCGCCCGTGTGACTATCGACCAAGCAGTCCTGAACGTGATGCATCCCAACATAGCGCCGTCTGACATCACCTACGTCATCGTGCAGCGGCCCCAGAATGGCTACCTGTACATTGACCACAGCACGGCCGCCTccgcctcgtcctcttcctctccgtccTCGCCATCATCCAGTCATGAGTACGAGGATGAGGCGAGTCTGCTCAAACCCGAG GTCAACGTGTTCGACCAGGCGCTGATCAACCAAGGTCGAGTCCATTATGTCGAGGTGGGAACGAACGTCACAAGCGATCACTTTGTATTTGACGTAACCAATGGGATCTCCAGCCTCTCCCGCCTCGTCTTCAACATCCAG GTGATTCCCAAGACGATCTACCTGTCGGCCGGGCTAATACAGGTGGACGAGGGGGCGCACACCACAGTCACCCCCTCCGTGGTCACCGTGTTGACTGACTACTACACAGACAAGATCCGACAGTACTTGGTGACAGTGCAGCCCTCGGCGGGTCAGCTCGAGCTCACCAGTAGGCgtgggaggaaggtggaggcgtTCACACCGGAACAACTCAAGCAGGGACTCATTTcg TACGTGCACGATGACTCAGAACGACTCAAGGACACCTTCAGCCTCGTCGCCGTGTCAGGAGTCCGTCAGAGCGCCCCGGCCCAGGTGAACGTACAGGTGCGAGGCGTGAACGACGAGGCGCCCTTCGTCATCAACAATACTGGCATTACCTTATGGGAAGGCAacaccatcctcatcacaaATTCCAActtag CGGTGATGGACCCGGACACGCCCGCCGAGAACCTCAGCATCACAGTGGCTACACCTGATTCAGGCTTCCTCGCCCTAGCCTCCAACTTGAGCCACCCTGTGTCCTCCTTCACCCAGGCGGACGTGAACAACAAGCGCCTCTATTTCACCCACACAG GCGGGCTGTCTGGAATGTTCCGGTGGGAGGCCAGCGACCAGGTTCACGGCACAGGCTCCCATGTGTTTACTGTGACGGCGCGGGAGCTTCACCTGCACCTGCGGCACAACAAACCCATGTGGGTGTTTCCCATGATGCAACAGACACTGTCCTCGGAGGTGCTGTTAACCCTCACCTCAGACTACGACCCGCGCCGCTCCGTCATGTACGTGGTGCGCCAGGCGCCCCTGCTCGGCCACTTACTTCTGGAGGGGCCCGGCGGTGTGCGCGTTCCTGTTGAGAACTTCACGCAGCGTCATATCAACGAGTCTCGCGTTATCTTCGAGCACACGAGTCCCTTCACTGAGCTCTCCGCCAGCGACATGTTTGTGTTTGATATAGAGACGCCCTTCGCTGAGCCGCTGCGTGACCAAGAGTTCCATCTGGAGATATCTGTAGCCAGTCCGCGCGGCGGAGGCCTGGAGAGGTATCTGGGCCTGGCACCGCTGGTCGTGGCAGAAGGTGGACAGGCAACGGTGCGGCCAGACAACTTAAATCTGTCGGCGGTGCTGGAGTTTATTGAAGGTTATCCAGCGGCCAGCAGTTCTGACCGGCCGCCGCCGCGCCttatcaccaccgtcactgctGTCCCCACGCACGGAGTCTTCACACTTCGAAAGAGGAACCTCACCGAGGGATATACATTCACGGTGAGGGACATAGAAAAAGGACGCGTCCGGTACGAGCACGACCACAGCGACACGCTGCGGGACGCCATGGGCTTCACTGTGGCCCTGGCAGGCAATGGCTCATCCCCAGACGTGCTGCTATTCAACGGGTCCCTTAACGTTAGCGTGACCCCCGTGAACGACCAGCCGTTCACCTTGATAACCACCCCTCCCGTCATGAAAGTAGTGCACCGCCAGAACGCCGTCATCACCAACCACAGTCTGCTGACGACAGATCCCG AACCCCCTAGCGAAATTGACTACGAGTTGATGAACACACCTGACCACGGCCGGCTCATCCTGGCGCACAACTACAGCGTGGCCGTGCAGTCCTTCACGCAGGAGGACATCAACGCGGGCCGCATCCTGTACGCGCACGACGGCACCAATGACTCAGACAGGTTTTATTTCAAGGTGTCTGACGGCAAGCACGAGCCTAAGTACACGGTTTTCACCATCGAGATCCAGCCGCTAACACTGACGCTGGTGAACCACACTGTGCTGCCACTGcgccagaccaccaccaccgcctaccTCACGCCGCACCACCTCGCCGCGCACACCAACGGCAACCCAAACCACATCTTCTACAACGTCACTAGGCCCCCAAGGTTCGGACACCTGTACATGAACGACCAGGTGGTACACACGTTCGGCCAAGTGAACATAGACAAGGGTGAGATCCTGTACATGCAGGTAGAGATGACGGAGCCAGCAGATAACTTCCAAGTGGACATCTGGACCTGGGAGGCAACGGTCCCTGGAGTGGAGGTGCGGGTGGCGGTCTCGCCTCTGATAGAGTCCAACCCCATGACGGCGGTGGTGGGCGGCCGCACGCGCCTCACCCTGGAGCACCTGGACGCCTCCCAGTTGGCCACTGTCACCGGCAGCAGTCCGGTATTTAAAGTGAAGCGCAGGCCGCGCTTCGGCAGGATCAAGAAGGTGACTCGCCGCGTGCGCCGCTCAGGCCGCTCGCATGAGGTGCAGCAGTTCACACACGAGGAGCTGCGCGCCGGCGTAATTTATTACGTAGCCAGGAAGCTCAACCTGAAGGCAGAGGAGCCACTGCACGACGCCCTACACTACGTACTGCATGTGCCTGCGCCAGGCATCCAGCCAGCAGAGGGCACGCTGCGCCTAACACTGGTGGAGGCAGGGGCGGTGCTAAAGGAAGGAGCAGAGCCTCCCAGGCACCTTAGACCCGACTTGCCACCCTCTGTAAGGGGCAGCTCAGAGACAAGCAGTGCAGGCAACGGCAACTCCGAGCTCTTCCTGGGCATTCCCGAGGATtacctgatggtggtggtggcgggcgcCGTGGCCCTGGTGGCCATCGTGgccatagtggtggtggcgcgcTTCGCCACAAGACGCCGACACTCCGACAAGAGACGTGACGTGGTGATGGATGCCGACGTGGCTTCGCTGCCTCCGCCGCTGCCTTCAGACTCGAGGCCAAACTCTTTCCTGACGGATGACATGTCCGAGTTGGAGTGTCGGCCCACCGACCTACCGTCCTCGCCGCGGCCCGGCCGCCAcctgcatcaccatcaccacaacggTGGCAGCGGCAGCCTGGGCTTGGCTGCTCACCTCACCGATTCCGACGCCTCGTGGCCGCACGACATCTCCCGCGAGGTGTCGCCGGCCGTGCCGCAGTGCAAG GTGACGCCCCTCTGCACCGACACCGCCTCCCGCGACACGCCCTACGATCCCCACCTGGCCGGCTACCCGTACGGCATGGACACGCAGCAGGCGGAGGAGTGGGGTCTCTACGAGAAGCACCAGCCTAGAACCACCAACCCCATGCTCAGGAAGAACCAGTACTGGGTATAG